In Flammeovirgaceae bacterium 311, one DNA window encodes the following:
- a CDS encoding flippase (COG2244 Membrane protein involved in the export of O-antigen and teichoic acid) — protein sequence MFKAAGLFGGVQVIQILTVLVRSKFIAILLGPAGMGVSSLFLSTTAMIGNIAGLGLNFSAVRDISQAAETNDISKVSRILKIISRWIWVSGLIGMISTLAFAPYLSQFAFGNKDYTWAFVWLSVTLLLNALSSGNIALMQGMHKLKSVAKSSVIGSVVGLTTSVPLYYFYGIKGIVPALILASLSAFIISFFLARKIEKVPVKVSYSETYREGQEMVKLGVIMMISVFIGTFVTYIVNAFISHKGGIEDVGLYQAGISITNQYVGLVFGAMSVDYFPRLSAISVDNKKVRELANQQGEIVLLIAAPLLVALIVTAPLVIRILLSPEFYSITKFIRFIAVGMLFKAASFAVGYISFAKGDKKVFFIVEGVIGNFMTLLLNVVAYSFWGLNGLGISFLLSYVLYFILILGVTKRLYSFTLEMRFIKLFQIFLLLCLISFVVMVSIDTTWSYVLGGLIFLISVIISYREMEKRIDLKSFINSRFNRPR from the coding sequence ATGTTTAAGGCTGCAGGCTTGTTTGGAGGAGTACAGGTTATACAGATTCTGACTGTTCTGGTACGTTCTAAATTTATTGCTATTCTGCTGGGGCCTGCAGGCATGGGTGTGTCAAGCCTGTTCTTGTCCACAACAGCCATGATTGGTAATATTGCTGGCCTGGGGTTAAACTTTAGTGCAGTAAGAGATATATCACAGGCTGCAGAGACTAATGATATTAGTAAAGTTAGCCGGATATTAAAGATCATCAGTCGTTGGATATGGGTAAGTGGTTTGATAGGAATGATTTCCACCTTAGCTTTTGCCCCCTATCTTAGTCAGTTTGCTTTCGGTAACAAAGATTATACCTGGGCATTTGTCTGGCTTTCGGTGACCCTGCTCTTGAATGCACTATCAAGCGGCAATATAGCGCTTATGCAGGGCATGCATAAACTAAAATCGGTTGCGAAATCATCTGTAATAGGCTCTGTTGTTGGCTTAACTACTTCTGTACCACTTTACTACTTTTACGGGATAAAGGGCATTGTACCTGCGCTTATACTGGCTTCACTGTCGGCATTTATAATTAGCTTTTTTCTGGCAAGAAAAATTGAAAAGGTGCCAGTAAAAGTCTCTTATAGCGAAACTTACAGGGAGGGGCAGGAGATGGTGAAACTCGGTGTAATCATGATGATCAGCGTGTTTATTGGGACCTTTGTTACATATATAGTGAATGCCTTCATTAGTCATAAAGGTGGGATAGAAGATGTGGGACTCTATCAGGCAGGCATTAGTATAACCAATCAGTATGTTGGCTTAGTATTTGGTGCCATGAGTGTTGATTATTTTCCACGCCTTTCCGCCATTAGTGTGGATAATAAAAAAGTACGGGAACTTGCAAATCAACAGGGTGAAATTGTATTGCTGATTGCTGCTCCACTTTTAGTTGCACTTATTGTTACAGCTCCGCTTGTTATCAGAATTCTGCTCTCTCCTGAATTCTATTCAATCACTAAATTCATAAGATTTATTGCAGTAGGTATGTTATTCAAGGCTGCTTCTTTCGCTGTTGGTTACATTTCCTTTGCTAAGGGTGATAAAAAAGTGTTCTTCATTGTTGAGGGTGTTATAGGTAACTTTATGACGTTGTTGTTAAATGTTGTTGCATATAGCTTTTGGGGGTTGAATGGGTTAGGTATATCTTTTCTACTGAGCTACGTGCTCTACTTTATATTGATATTAGGTGTTACAAAAAGATTGTACTCATTTACACTGGAGATGAGATTTATAAAACTGTTTCAGATCTTTTTACTGTTGTGTCTGATCTCTTTTGTAGTAATGGTTTCAATTGATACTACATGGTCTTATGTACTGGGGGGGCTAATATTCCTGATTTCAGTGATTATCTCTTACAGAGAAATGGAAAAAAGGATTGACTTAAAAAGTTTTATTAATTCACGGTTTAACCGCCCCCGGTAA
- a CDS encoding glycosyltransferase (COG0463 Glycosyltransferases involved in cell wall biogenesis), whose amino-acid sequence MISIDKEAPLVSIVVVTYNSAEFVIETLESCKVQTYQNIELIITDDGSADDTVSICKKWVSENKSRFSNAEVVTVVKNTGISANCNRGVSSANGEWIKTIAGDDALMPDCIKDNLAYINENPDAQVIHSKRHDYQGDFQEQNFIEEYTVEHHPFGSSHITASKQFEILLRQVYVSAPTIFIKKSLLIEMKGFDESIPMIEDWPLWLRITSAGYKIHYLNKATIKYRLHAASVSSTQHQTRLISKLEERKHIVYKNYIYPNVPAFERLLYEYNFKRMKAFNYFGINKRTKFTWFLDKLTAYPVFKYRLLKDRRIVASLKKSK is encoded by the coding sequence ATGATTAGTATCGATAAAGAAGCTCCGTTGGTCTCTATTGTAGTTGTAACATATAATTCAGCAGAGTTTGTAATAGAGACCCTTGAAAGTTGTAAAGTGCAGACATATCAAAATATTGAGCTGATTATTACTGACGATGGCTCTGCTGATGATACAGTTTCCATATGTAAAAAATGGGTTTCAGAGAACAAGAGTAGATTTTCTAATGCTGAAGTTGTTACCGTTGTAAAAAATACAGGAATTTCTGCTAATTGTAACAGGGGTGTTAGCTCAGCAAATGGTGAATGGATAAAAACCATTGCAGGTGATGATGCTTTGATGCCAGACTGTATAAAAGATAACCTGGCTTATATTAATGAAAATCCTGATGCTCAGGTAATTCATTCAAAGAGACATGATTATCAGGGAGATTTTCAGGAACAGAATTTTATTGAGGAGTATACGGTAGAACATCATCCCTTTGGATCTTCTCACATCACCGCCAGTAAGCAGTTCGAAATATTGTTGCGGCAGGTTTATGTATCAGCGCCGACTATCTTTATAAAAAAGTCGCTGCTCATTGAAATGAAGGGTTTTGATGAAAGCATTCCGATGATCGAAGACTGGCCCCTGTGGTTAAGAATCACATCGGCAGGATATAAAATCCATTATTTGAATAAAGCGACAATCAAGTACAGATTACATGCTGCATCAGTCTCCTCAACGCAGCATCAGACAAGGCTTATTTCAAAATTAGAAGAAAGAAAGCATATAGTATATAAAAACTATATTTATCCAAATGTACCTGCTTTTGAACGGCTTTTATATGAATACAATTTTAAGCGAATGAAAGCCTTTAATTACTTTGGAATCAATAAAAGAACGAAATTCACATGGTTCTTGGATAAACTAACAGCCTATCCTGTTTTTAAATACAGATTATTAAAAGATAGACGCATCGTTGCCAGTCTTAAAAAGTCAAAATAG
- a CDS encoding group 1 glycosyl transferase (COG0438 Glycosyltransferase), translating into MNIFIVPSWYPSIKIPIAGIFFKEQASYLAEIIKDINVGVSLWGQSDPDLGITKNIPSSLRALYNFSRIDKNTKITAKRPNLYEYYTPVLNWSHKLLDGNMSGIVKANLSNLQKFEQQYGKVDVIHAHVSYPAGYIAMALSKQLGIPYVITEHMGPFPFDTFLNEGVIHPKLAEAISEADQVLAVSPSLSKNISKFGFKEPAFIPNVIDEDFFNVGEPVSAFPFRFFTLANLSPEKGIDDLLAAVAIVTKQKEDVCFNIGGGGSYLDSYRAKSKKMGISRYINWLGQLSREEAREQYQKCNAFILPSHGETFGVVYAEAISSGKPVIATRCGGPECIVDEKNGLLANVKDPADLAEKIIYMIENYQRFDALEIRRQFESKFSKNVVIPKIVEVYRSIV; encoded by the coding sequence ATGAATATTTTCATAGTACCTTCCTGGTACCCATCAATAAAAATTCCAATAGCCGGTATCTTTTTCAAAGAACAGGCTTCTTACCTTGCTGAAATTATTAAAGATATTAATGTAGGAGTAAGTCTCTGGGGACAAAGTGATCCCGATTTAGGAATCACCAAGAATATTCCCTCATCCCTGCGGGCGCTCTATAATTTTTCCAGAATAGATAAGAATACTAAAATTACTGCTAAAAGGCCTAATTTATACGAATACTATACACCTGTATTAAACTGGTCTCACAAGTTGCTGGATGGCAATATGTCGGGAATTGTAAAGGCCAATTTATCAAATTTGCAGAAATTTGAGCAGCAGTATGGAAAGGTAGATGTAATCCATGCGCATGTGAGCTATCCGGCGGGCTACATAGCAATGGCGCTCTCAAAGCAATTAGGTATTCCATATGTTATCACAGAGCATATGGGGCCTTTCCCTTTTGATACCTTCTTGAATGAAGGCGTTATTCATCCTAAGTTAGCTGAAGCAATCAGCGAAGCAGATCAGGTATTAGCTGTTAGCCCCAGTCTTAGCAAAAATATAAGTAAATTTGGTTTCAAAGAGCCTGCATTTATACCCAACGTCATTGATGAGGACTTCTTCAATGTTGGAGAGCCGGTAAGTGCCTTTCCTTTCAGGTTTTTCACTTTGGCAAATTTATCTCCCGAAAAAGGAATCGACGATTTATTAGCGGCTGTAGCCATAGTCACAAAGCAGAAGGAAGATGTATGCTTTAACATCGGTGGCGGAGGAAGTTACCTTGATTCCTACAGAGCGAAATCTAAGAAAATGGGTATCAGCCGATATATTAACTGGCTTGGCCAGCTAAGCAGGGAGGAAGCAAGGGAGCAGTACCAGAAGTGCAATGCTTTTATACTACCCAGCCATGGAGAAACCTTTGGAGTGGTTTATGCCGAGGCTATTTCCAGTGGTAAACCTGTTATTGCAACTCGTTGTGGAGGTCCGGAGTGTATTGTGGATGAAAAAAATGGATTATTGGCGAATGTTAAGGATCCGGCCGATTTAGCAGAAAAAATTATTTATATGATTGAAAATTACCAGCGTTTCGATGCTCTTGAGATACGGCGTCAATTTGAAAGTAAATTTTCGAAGAATGTAGTAATCCCTAAAATTGTTGAGGTTTACAGATCAATAGTCTGA
- a CDS encoding asparagine synthase (COG0367 Asparagine synthase (glutamine-hydrolyzing)): MCGIGGAINYKRREILTETIQGIGQCIEHRGPDDFGFYFSASGEKALTRDIREGFDFNVALLHRRLSILDLSERGWQPMQTHDKRYTISFNGEVYNYVELRNILVKKGHRFVTETDTEVILYAYKEWGVACLPHFNGMFAFAIHDAVTNDIFIARDPFGIKPLYYVQNENFFLFCSEIKGLLVEPKLQRTVNYSRLKEYLKYGWVNQNTETIFREIKQIPAAHYAIISANSYSPIETKPYWEIQPTEKTDLSFDDAVARVREILYNNIKIHLRSDVEVGYTLSGGIDSSSVIGVANDIFQQSKKFSFSYIPNYEEKSERKWIDIVNARVQAQPHFTQPSEATFISEIERIIGLQDEPFGSTSIYAQYKVFELVKQNNIKVVLDGQGADEIFAGYPIFFSERALTILKKQGIAKYFDFIKRIDPALNFSKQKQIFKTLYKYLPAQLQAEVEKRYYAHTSRLLDKDLFNVEEAKFDASLFRDNFMKGSLYKALRHNDLPSMLRYQDRNSMIFSVEGRVPFLTKDLVEFVYSLPEEYILPNEGYTKKLLREAMKDFLPVEILNRKDKIGFETPEKKWIKNSSDWTFDILNLARKEQGINIEMLKKEFQEVFDHKREYTVVHWRYLNFIKWADMNKVV; the protein is encoded by the coding sequence ATGTGTGGAATTGGCGGAGCCATAAATTATAAAAGAAGAGAGATCTTAACAGAAACTATTCAGGGCATAGGCCAATGCATAGAACACCGCGGCCCAGACGACTTTGGATTTTATTTTTCTGCCAGTGGAGAAAAGGCTCTTACAAGAGATATAAGGGAAGGATTTGATTTTAATGTTGCCCTGCTGCACCGGAGGCTTTCCATTCTTGATCTATCCGAGAGAGGTTGGCAGCCCATGCAGACGCATGATAAAAGATATACTATTTCCTTCAATGGCGAGGTATATAATTATGTTGAGTTAAGAAATATTCTTGTTAAGAAGGGCCACCGGTTTGTTACAGAAACGGATACCGAGGTTATTCTGTATGCTTACAAAGAATGGGGAGTGGCTTGTTTACCTCATTTTAATGGAATGTTTGCCTTTGCAATACATGATGCAGTTACAAATGATATTTTTATCGCTAGAGACCCATTTGGTATAAAGCCTCTGTATTATGTTCAGAATGAAAACTTCTTCTTATTCTGTTCTGAAATCAAAGGCTTACTGGTTGAGCCAAAGCTACAAAGAACAGTTAATTACAGTAGATTAAAGGAGTACCTGAAGTATGGTTGGGTTAACCAGAATACAGAAACCATATTCAGGGAAATAAAGCAGATACCTGCTGCGCATTATGCTATCATCTCTGCAAATTCCTACAGCCCAATAGAGACAAAGCCTTACTGGGAGATTCAGCCTACAGAAAAAACAGATCTTAGCTTTGATGATGCTGTTGCCAGAGTTCGGGAAATCTTATATAATAATATTAAAATTCACCTAAGAAGCGATGTGGAGGTGGGGTATACCTTGTCTGGTGGTATAGATTCTTCTTCTGTTATAGGTGTTGCAAATGATATTTTCCAGCAGAGCAAGAAGTTTTCTTTTAGCTATATTCCTAATTACGAAGAGAAGAGCGAAAGAAAATGGATCGATATTGTGAATGCCAGAGTGCAGGCACAACCACATTTCACCCAGCCCTCTGAAGCAACTTTTATTTCAGAGATTGAAAGAATAATAGGCCTTCAGGATGAGCCTTTTGGTAGTACCAGTATATATGCACAGTATAAAGTGTTTGAGCTGGTTAAGCAAAACAATATTAAAGTAGTACTGGACGGGCAGGGAGCCGATGAAATTTTTGCAGGATATCCAATCTTTTTCTCAGAGCGTGCCCTGACAATTCTCAAGAAGCAGGGCATAGCAAAATATTTTGATTTCATCAAAAGAATTGATCCTGCTTTAAATTTTTCGAAGCAAAAGCAAATCTTCAAAACGCTCTATAAGTACTTACCGGCACAACTGCAGGCCGAAGTAGAAAAGCGATATTACGCCCACACCTCCAGACTGTTGGATAAAGATTTGTTTAATGTTGAGGAAGCAAAGTTTGATGCTTCACTCTTTAGGGATAATTTTATGAAAGGATCGCTTTATAAGGCATTAAGACATAATGATTTGCCCTCAATGTTGCGCTACCAGGATAGAAATTCCATGATCTTTTCTGTGGAGGGTCGTGTGCCTTTCCTGACTAAGGATCTGGTTGAATTCGTGTATTCCCTTCCTGAAGAATATATATTACCGAATGAAGGTTACACAAAGAAACTGCTAAGGGAAGCAATGAAGGATTTTCTGCCGGTAGAGATATTGAACCGAAAAGACAAGATTGGCTTTGAAACGCCCGAAAAAAAATGGATAAAGAATTCATCTGACTGGACCTTTGATATTCTTAACCTGGCCCGCAAGGAGCAGGGTATCAATATTGAAATGCTCAAAAAAGAATTTCAGGAAGTTTTTGACCATAAAAGAGAATACACTGTAGTGCATTGGAGGTACCTAAACTTTATTAAGTGGGCCGACATGAACAAAGTAGTATAA
- a CDS encoding glucuronosyltransferase (COG0438 Glycosyltransferase), producing MQRVDKEMNHKVTLITGHYWNSKRRAGFHHIANALQELGHEVLFFTAPVSKLHELKGDHIVQYAIKEEANRVINKGEVLSYLHYTPWHVANTRFALTNLLTTPVASLYQHFKFAKEAAAFIAESAYIIFESTPGLLLFDKVRELNPKAKYIYRVSDDLRFLNVHPALIKYENRILLKFDLVSIVSSHFHSLFKTKNVKLHFHGINKQIFNEALDNPYPQNTVNLVFVGNAYFDVSFIEIASELFPDYKFHIIGPIQGLPDKQNIIKYGELPFQDTVKYIRHASAGLHTLEHTKGAEGFTDTLKVHQYTYCKLPIVAPEFLRSNREHAFYYQSGQKDSIRLAVTSALKYPKENIDAADVLDWKELAGKLLTE from the coding sequence ATGCAAAGAGTGGATAAAGAAATGAATCATAAGGTTACTCTGATTACAGGGCATTATTGGAATTCAAAAAGAAGGGCAGGCTTTCATCACATTGCAAATGCATTGCAGGAGCTGGGTCATGAAGTTCTTTTTTTTACGGCACCTGTCAGTAAGCTTCATGAGTTAAAGGGCGATCACATAGTACAGTATGCAATAAAAGAAGAGGCAAACAGGGTAATAAATAAAGGTGAAGTTTTAAGTTATTTACATTATACCCCCTGGCATGTAGCCAACACAAGGTTTGCTTTAACGAATCTTCTTACAACGCCGGTAGCATCTCTTTATCAGCACTTTAAATTTGCTAAAGAAGCAGCAGCATTCATTGCTGAGAGTGCTTATATTATTTTTGAAAGTACCCCTGGCTTACTACTCTTCGATAAGGTAAGAGAGTTAAATCCTAAGGCAAAATATATATACAGAGTGTCTGATGATCTTCGGTTTTTGAATGTTCATCCAGCACTTATCAAATATGAAAACAGAATACTGCTTAAGTTTGATCTGGTAAGTATAGTAAGCTCTCATTTTCATAGCTTATTCAAGACTAAAAATGTAAAGCTACATTTTCATGGCATCAATAAGCAGATTTTCAATGAAGCTCTTGATAATCCGTACCCTCAGAATACTGTAAACCTGGTGTTTGTGGGGAATGCTTATTTTGATGTCTCATTCATAGAAATTGCTTCTGAACTGTTTCCTGATTACAAATTTCATATTATTGGTCCAATTCAGGGATTGCCTGATAAGCAGAACATTATTAAATACGGAGAGCTTCCTTTTCAGGATACTGTTAAGTATATCAGGCATGCTAGTGCTGGCCTTCATACATTAGAGCATACAAAAGGGGCAGAAGGTTTTACAGATACGTTAAAAGTACATCAGTACACTTACTGTAAATTACCTATTGTTGCACCCGAGTTCCTTAGATCTAACAGAGAGCATGCTTTCTATTATCAGTCAGGGCAAAAAGATTCTATCAGGTTGGCTGTTACATCTGCCCTTAAGTATCCAAAGGAGAACATTGATGCTGCTGACGTGCTGGACTGGAAAGAGCTTGCTGGAAAACTACTGACAGAATAA
- a CDS encoding group 1 glycosyl transferase (COG0438 Glycosyltransferase), producing the protein MIYINARFLTQPITGVQRFAIELCRSLKRSSYADRIQLVCPPNVLHTEIAKELQALPVGSRSGHLWEQLDLPVFLKSRGNPVLVNLANAAPLLYNRNIVTIHDLSVYQSSKWFSFTYRSFYKAVTPVIVSKALKVVTVSNSIKKELVDRLNLREDKVEVIYNGISELFLSGVPAENNKENYILTVSSIDPRKNILSLVRAFIKADVKDHDLYIIGGKAAVFSGSGLEREVMGRSDIKLLGRVSDEELLRLYSRAKLFVYLSLYEGFGIPNVEAMAMGVPVLTSNISSIKEVCSDAVSYVDPLDVDEASNEIKRLVGSTHAQKELSVLGLERSKLFRWEYAGEKMLKLLFHE; encoded by the coding sequence ATGATTTACATAAATGCTCGCTTCTTAACACAGCCAATCACTGGTGTTCAACGCTTTGCCATAGAACTTTGCAGATCGCTAAAAAGATCATCCTACGCTGATCGCATACAGCTGGTGTGCCCTCCGAATGTACTCCATACAGAAATAGCGAAAGAGCTACAGGCACTGCCTGTTGGCAGTCGCTCCGGACATTTATGGGAGCAGTTAGATTTACCTGTTTTTCTGAAATCCAGGGGGAACCCTGTGTTAGTGAACCTGGCAAATGCAGCGCCCCTGCTATACAATAGAAATATTGTAACCATTCATGACCTCTCCGTTTATCAGAGTTCAAAATGGTTTTCATTTACTTACCGTTCTTTTTATAAAGCTGTAACTCCTGTGATTGTAAGTAAGGCACTGAAGGTTGTTACAGTAAGCAATTCAATAAAAAAAGAACTTGTAGATCGTTTAAATCTCAGGGAAGATAAGGTAGAAGTGATTTATAATGGGATATCAGAACTTTTTCTTTCTGGCGTTCCTGCAGAAAACAATAAAGAGAATTATATACTAACGGTAAGTTCTATTGACCCGCGTAAAAACATTCTCTCGCTTGTAAGGGCCTTTATAAAGGCCGATGTAAAAGACCATGATCTGTACATTATAGGAGGAAAAGCTGCTGTTTTTTCTGGTTCAGGTCTCGAAAGAGAGGTAATGGGCAGATCTGATATAAAATTATTAGGGCGTGTATCTGATGAGGAGCTCCTAAGGCTTTATTCACGGGCAAAATTATTTGTGTACCTGTCGTTGTACGAAGGTTTTGGAATTCCTAATGTAGAGGCAATGGCTATGGGGGTACCGGTACTCACTTCAAACATTAGTTCGATAAAAGAAGTATGCAGTGATGCAGTTAGCTATGTAGATCCTTTAGATGTTGACGAGGCTTCCAATGAAATCAAAAGACTGGTGGGCAGCACTCATGCACAAAAAGAATTATCTGTTCTTGGGCTTGAACGCAGCAAGCTATTCCGTTGGGAATATGCTGGAGAGAAGATGCTGAAATTGTTATTTCATGAGTAG